Proteins encoded in a region of the Vibrio sp. CB1-14 genome:
- a CDS encoding Na+/H+ antiporter NhaC family protein gives MSTQHKTSQLVQASGVALLPLALFLTLFIGVGSYLSWQGVEFAFYQLPAPIAALPAVVLAVLLSKEKLNRAIEQFLRGVGHQDIVAMCMIYLLAGAFAAVAKASGGVDATVNLGLSAIPTSMILPGIFLISAFIATAMGTSMGTIAAVAPVALGIAQSAGISIPLTAGVVLSGAMFGDNLSIISDTTIAATRSQGCHMRDKFKENVKIAIPAALVAMLIFAFNSSATPLPETGDIEWLKVMPYLAILVLAVSGLNVFVVLTVGILLAGGVSLLSVDDYSLTTLGQDIYTGFGNMQEIFLLSMLIGGLSELMRQQGGLAFLTKLVSRAIRTFGSTHDKTSSRRASEFGIAGLVSMVNLCTANNTVAIIVSGSVAKELADEYQVEPKRSASLLDIYSCVIQGLLPYGAQVLLLGSVFNLSPLDVIANSYYCFALAIAAVVAIFLKRSQEQI, from the coding sequence ATGTCTACACAACATAAAACCTCTCAATTAGTTCAAGCTTCTGGCGTAGCTCTGTTACCTCTTGCGCTTTTTTTAACTCTTTTTATTGGAGTAGGTAGCTACCTATCTTGGCAAGGGGTTGAATTTGCTTTCTATCAGCTACCAGCACCGATTGCAGCGCTTCCAGCTGTGGTATTAGCAGTCTTGCTGAGTAAAGAGAAGCTTAACCGTGCTATTGAGCAGTTTTTACGTGGTGTTGGCCATCAAGACATCGTTGCAATGTGCATGATCTATTTGTTGGCTGGTGCTTTTGCTGCGGTCGCTAAAGCCTCGGGCGGCGTAGATGCAACGGTAAATCTTGGCCTTTCGGCCATCCCAACCAGTATGATTTTGCCAGGCATTTTTCTTATTTCTGCCTTTATTGCCACTGCAATGGGGACGTCAATGGGAACAATCGCAGCAGTTGCTCCGGTTGCTCTTGGAATAGCCCAGTCAGCGGGAATAAGCATTCCGTTGACAGCGGGTGTAGTGCTTAGCGGTGCGATGTTTGGCGACAACTTGTCGATTATCTCGGATACCACTATTGCAGCGACGCGCTCTCAAGGGTGTCACATGAGAGACAAGTTTAAAGAGAACGTCAAAATCGCGATTCCCGCTGCGTTAGTTGCGATGCTTATTTTTGCTTTCAATAGTTCGGCGACGCCTTTACCTGAGACTGGCGATATTGAGTGGCTGAAAGTAATGCCTTATTTGGCCATTCTTGTTCTTGCGGTATCTGGTTTGAATGTGTTCGTTGTGTTGACTGTCGGTATTTTGCTTGCTGGTGGAGTGAGTTTGCTATCTGTTGATGACTACAGTCTAACGACACTCGGCCAAGATATTTACACTGGTTTTGGTAATATGCAGGAAATTTTCCTGTTATCGATGTTAATTGGTGGTTTAAGTGAGCTGATGCGCCAGCAAGGTGGGTTGGCATTTTTAACTAAGCTAGTGAGTCGAGCTATTCGCACTTTTGGCTCGACCCATGATAAAACGTCAAGCCGAAGAGCAAGTGAGTTTGGTATCGCTGGTTTAGTTTCAATGGTCAACCTATGTACTGCGAACAACACCGTGGCGATTATTGTGTCGGGCAGTGTGGCTAAAGAGTTGGCCGATGAGTATCAAGTCGAGCCAAAACGTTCGGCAAGTCTACTAGATATCTACTCTTGTGTAATCCAAGGGCTGCTTCCGTACGGTGCTCAGGTACTATTGCTAGGCTCGGTATTTAACTTGTCGCCATTGGATGTCATCGCGAACTCTTACTATTGTTTTGCTCTCGCGATTGCGGCTGTCGTTGCTATTTTCCTTAAACGCTCTCAGGAGCAGATATAA